The genomic region GCTCGCTCATCCAAAATAATTCACATGGATCTACGCATAGGAGGATCCCTGAAGTGCAACCACCACCACCCACCATCGGAAAGAATCGGTCAATCCTCACTTGTCAAGTACAATCAACTAACCATACTTTCAGCCCCAATCAGCAGATCTCCAATCCACATTATCCCCTTATCTTCAGCTACACAACACCTACCTCTGATTAAACACTAATCCCAATCAAGCACCCATCACCAACCAACATGCCAGAGTCAGCCAGACTCCATCCAGCATATATACACAAAGACCTTTATAAAGTTGTTTTAAAAGCTGTTCAGTTCGCCTCTAATATCCTTCTATATACTTTGACCAGGTATCACCTATTGTAAGCCTAAATCCACAATTCTATAGGTCATGTATATAAACAAAACAAGGATCAGTACACATGTTGTGGTTTATTTCGTTCATTCATGTTCAAACAAGAATTTCGATTCAATATCTAATAGTACCAGTTGCAGATATTTTTTATGTGCTGATTCCCTGTTCCCCACCAATGAATTTTCTTACTTCCCTAAATGCCTAAGGTCGTGGAGAGAACCAATACCAAAATAGCAAACAACCTCAGCCAGAAACATATAGTTCAGCTGTAACACAAAGGCACAGATCCAGTACGGATATCAGCACTAGAGATGGCTCACACAAAAAGTACCTTCTTAAACGTCGAGGATCCTGTCGGAAAGCTGGGGACAAAGCAAGAATTGGGGCTGGCCCACTCATTTGAGGTCCGGGCCACATGTTTCTACCACTGCCTTCAAAGGGTGGAGGACCACCTTGATCTCTCAACATTTGCATTGCAACTTCAGGTGGAGCAGGAACAAAAGGCCCAAGAGGACTGCAATAAGAAAGAAAAAAAAACATAATATGAAAAAAATAAATTGTGGGAGAACAGCAATGAAAAAGCAACTTATAACTTCAGTATGAAGATCAGGAACTGTTGAATGTACAGCATACCCAGCACCAGGTACAGGCATCAACACAGGTGGTGGGGTTATATCTGATGGGAAAGGAGGACCACCATGCATTCCTTGTCCACCAAAATTATCATACATTGGCTCATCATGATTTCCTCCATCTTGGCCGTCATTGTTGGATGGGAATTCACCTTGTTGCATATTCTCAGACCTATCATACCTCTCACCACCATTGGCTCGGTTTTCTCGTTCTCTCCGATTACCACGCTCGTCTTTCAATCTATTCTCCATACCTGGCCTACGTCTCTGTGGCTTGTCCCTCTACATGACAAATAAGATCCAATAAATATAAAAGGTAATCTATAGCATAGCTATCGGAGCAACCCTCAACCAACTTTAATAAATATTTTGAGGCAGAACACATTTAAAAGACTTTGATTGAACACTTTCGTTACTGTTTTTGGCGTTCATGGTTCACATGTTTATTTATATCCATGCAGGTGTGTAAGCTGTAGGGAAGCTTACACTAATTGTCATGTAGTCATTTACACTTTTTTCCAAAAAGCTATATCAAAAAGAAGAAGAAATTTTTCTCTCTCTCTCCCCCCACAAACGGCATTAGAAGTGAAAGACAGGGAAAGATTAGAAGGATTCAACCAATGTACAAGGAACTTGAACAAGGCTGTAAAGTTGCACAAAGTGAAGGCCAAAGTAAGTTTTAACCTTTTCAGTACTTTCTTCCAGCTCAATATAGCTTGCCATATTTTGTATATAATGATTGCCCTTTAACAGAGTAACTAAAGACAAGAGAGAAACTGAAAGAACATATATTTGTAAGCTTGACAAGTAATAGCAGAATGTTCTAACTATGCATTTTATTTGATGGACACCTCTATGAAATCCGAGTGAAGCAAACATTGACATAAACAACATAATTTAAAAGTAATGGCAACTTCAGAGTCATGGTTAGATGTCCTCAAAACTTCAATCGTTTACTAAAAATCGCCTTTTGGTTACATAATGTTACCTTAGCCTCTATAGAAACTGCTAGTATGGAAAAGCAAACATGACTTGGAAATTGGAAGTGACCAGAAAAGTTGTGTAATTAACCAACATATTAATGGATGGTATGTATTCCCTATTCAGGCGTTTCACAGCATGTTTTGTGCTTTTCCAGGCATTTCCCTAAGTATGAACATTTCATAATTCAACAATATTATGCTAGCAGCCAGAGTGAAGTAAATGATAGACCATACCAGTATTGATTGCTGCATAACAGGAGTTCCACCGGGCGCCTCTGCATCACTGTAAATGAAGTCAAATTAGTACAGTTTAGCAAAGAAATATCTGTATACATATAGCATATCCATTCATCTTCTATCTACCGCTACAATAAAGTCAAGCCAAATGAGTTGAAAAGGATAAAAATAAGAAATGGCTTGAAGGCTAGTTTTATTATAAATTGAGTTGTTTTTTATCTCTAGAATATACGAAGTGATAAGGATAACAACTAATCATCATTGAAGTTCAAATTTGAATAATAAGCATGCTTTCAACTGCATACACTTTTCATCAGAAAAAATCACATACTTCATGTAATTCTGGAAATATAAATCCTCGCGCATTTTCACAGTCACATCCACCAGTAGCTCGGGGTGTTTTAACTTGAGATGTTTGTGCACAAATTCAGCAGCATGAAAGAGCTTAGTGCAACCCTTGGCACCACAACCATACTTCCAGCCATATTTTTCATCCCTAATCTTCCGCACAAAGGGATCCAGGCCTTGTAAAGCAGCAGCTTCTATCTTTTCCTTGGCAGTCATTACTTCCAATGGATCTTGACTGTGCAATCTTTCTTGCCAATGCAAGTCTAATTTCTTTTCCCACTCAGCTCCATTACCTATGTCGGAACCCTTCACCTCTACTCTCACGTGCCTGAGACCTTTAGCATCATTTGACTCAATCATCCCATAATAATCTACACCGTGTATGCGCCAAAGGTAGGTAATGAGGGTGTCAAGAAGCTCAACACCCTCAAGGCCCTTGACAGATGTCAAACCCCGTATGATAACAACAGGGCCAGTGGAACCACCATGAGATTTTTCTCTGTTCATTTTGTCATTCTCAGGTGCACATAAGATGTTCTCCACAATTCCTTTTTCAGAGTCAAGTTTGCGGACAAGGGCTTGTGCTTGTTCAACGTCAACTTGTATACGTCTAGGATCAGAACTGACTGGGTGAGCCTTAGGAGCAGTAGATATAAGATCATTTTCTTTATTCAGTTCCCTGCCATGCCGTCTTCTCTTGCCATCCACATCAGCCTCATCATCAGAATTTGGTTCACTAGTATGTCCAGATTTATTTGGAGCTGAGGAATTGACACCAGGCCCTCTGCATCCAAAAGATCAATAGATATATAAGCCTGATACAAGAGGCATAAGATATACAATCAAGTTCAGTATTCTTACAAGTCCAAGGATCCACTTTGCAGTTCAAGCAGAAATTCCTTCGCTGTTTTCTGTGATATTTCATTTCTCCTAGAAATAAAGTCCAAAAGAATAGTTTAATAAAAAAAAATTGTCAGATCACCCAACCGGACCGTCACTTCCACAAATAATTTTGGACCTTCAAAAGATAAGGAAAAATAATTTCCTTAACATGTAAATAGAGCTCACCTTTCAATTACAGTGAGTAGGTTTGTGGGATGATATTTGTCTTTTAGCCTACAGGCACAAGCTAGTTGTGTTAGAAATACACAGGGTTAGCCAACAAACAGAAAACCAGTGTAATATTTATTACCATTCCTCATCTTTATGAGCATTAAAATATGCTCGCTTCTGAGTGGATATATACTCTGCCTTGTACTCTTGATATCTGCGTAATTAAGAAAGTTGTGATTACCTGGGTATTCCACAATATCAAAACATGACACATACATTAGAAATCTGGAGCATCTCAACTACTCAAACTGCATACCTGCGCTCAGCTTCAGCTGGCAAAATGTCATCTTCCAGCTCTTGGATGAATTGTTTGTATGACATCAAACCTTCTCTGTAAAATATCAACTGGTGCGTCATACTTCTAAGAGAATATGAACAGTTTATGTCGATTTATATATACTTCTTAACTAAGAAATATCCCCCACTTCAAGAATTATATAGCTATACATGAATGAAAAATGTAAATAATGAAAATGGAGCAAAAATTTTCTAATCACGGATAACCAAATAATTTTCAATTTTCATTCTCAACAAAACATAATAGGATCATGAACATTCCGGACAAAACTAAACATACATTCAATAGGTATACAAAGCATGAACAATTGCTAACCTTTGAGTGGTCCCAGTGCTGGAAGCATCACCAAAGCCAGCACGTCCTGAATCCCAGTCTGAAAAGGGAGGAAACAAAGAATAGCAAACTTAAAACATAGCAACTCAGAACTGAAAAGTTGAAACCAATAAGACGAACAGCACATAATGACAGCACCAGCAAACAAATAAGACACCAAAAGACCATAAAATGAATTAAGCTCGACCATACAATTAAAATGTGGAATGATGAATCCAACCAGAACAGCAACAAAAATAATAAACATAAAGATAACAGGATGCAAATAAAACCACTAGCATCTATGTTGGAAAATATGTGCATCTGGGTTAGAAGCATAATGAACAGCAAAAGCATCGGAGACAACTTTAGCAAGCATTCACCAGAACTAGGCCATGTAAAGAAAAAGTAGTCAAGTTGCTATCAGCCAAACAATACCAACACCTACAGTAGCCACACACACACACACACACAAGTGAATACATAATGGAACCCCAACAAACACATGCAGTAGACAACTCCTATGTATATAATGTGTGTGTGTGTGCGTGCGCACATTGTAAGGACTTGTCCTCGGTAGTTTTTCTACTGGTTATTTAGCTATGATAAAGTTCATCTTGTCTAACTATATGTGTATGTCTGACTGTACACAAACACATTGTGCCTGCACATCATTGATTGATATTCAACGCAAAATTTATTGTGAAATGTCTCAATGACATCTGGAACCCCAATCATGATAAAGACTGTATTGAACTTGCCAGAAAATGCAAATCTACCCTCATACCTGAAGTGAAGAACAGTATTAAATCACTCAACAGATAAGTTTAGCATGTTTGCGGGAAAATAGAGCGAGTGCTTTATAAGGGAGCTTCTAAATGTACCCAGCAAAAATACTTACATACCAAGCAATCTATTTCATCTAAATTACTTTTAGATACGTATGACTTAACTCGGTCACCAAAATAAATGCATCAAACACCAAAGTGAAAACGAAGGGAACATGTTGTCTCTTCTGGAACATAACGATCTGATAATGCATCTATCAGAGAATCATCTCGTCTCTTCTTTCATGGGTTGCATAAGTTTTCGTATTACTTCCCACTTACAAAAGATGCCAGAGATAGATTCAGAGAAGATGCAGATTTTCAAAAGTTTGAATTGGAGGAACCGTAAGATGGCAATTCTACTTGTTAAATTGGGGGTGAAACAACCAAAAGCAGACTTCCATCAGATTTGGTCAGCATTTTTCAATTGGATGACACTTAATTCATCTCTATCATGCCGACGTATCATATCTCAAACCCATTCATAATATGCAAGTAAATTTATCTCCATTCGCCTTCAGATGTATCCATCTCAAACCCATTGAAAATATGAACCTTACTTTTCAACTCCTTAATGATAATGGACTGTCCAAAAATTTAACACTATACCTCATACAAACTCCAAAAAACTTTAAATGGGATGCTCTTAACAGTTAACAAACAAGTTTAAAACATAATATCTACTACAAAAGTGATTAAAAATTGTGCTAAGGTTTTCAAGTTAGTCGAGCATGGCTAAATCAAAATGGCTTAAGTTGATTGGCATAGGGACACTGCAGGATACATTATTTTTTCCTTTTCCTCTTCTCTTTCGTAGGTTCATAATATGTTATGATGAGATTCCAAGAAAATAAAAATAAATATGTTATGTTGAGGATAAGTTGGGAAAATCCGGGTTTTATTATATATAATCTAAGGCAATCATTACCCACCTAAAGATCACCAAACTCAGATCACTGTTGGTGGCATGTGGTACCAGAAGACTTTGTAATTCCACAAACCTTTTTGTTTCACTTTGAAAATTGAAACTATAATACTGAGGAAAACTGGAATTCAGGAGAAATTCAACATTATGAATAAATTAAACCTCAAATTGTTTCATAAACTTCAAACAGACATGTTCAGCCATATTTCTTTCAAGAATGAATTATTGAACAAAATGTGTGATACCAGGAATCTCTCTCAATAAGTGTCAGTAGACACATAAATAAACCTTATTCATCCTCAAAGTATGCCAGGAAAAATATCTCACCTTTCATGAGTTAAGGAGACACATGAATTTTACATAGTCGAGATACAATAAAGAGGTGGATAGGGAATCCACAGCCAGAAACAGTACAAGTAGCACAGCACACTGAACTAACAGAACCAGGAACCTCAAGAACATACAAATCATCACTTTACAGCAGCTAGAATGTCCAGCATAATAAAAGAGTAAACCCTAAAATCAAGAGAAATCAGATGACTACAGCAGTAACTGAAAAGCATACAGCAGTAATTTTCTATTATATCAACACTGCAGTGACAACCGTGCTCAACTCTGTATCATTTCTCTCGTGTCATGAAATCAGCTAACTAGAATTACCAAGATATATGGCTTTCCTTAACACATGTGATATCAGATGGTTAATCGCATAGCTTTTAAACAATATAATCATCTTCAGCACTTAACCTCTCATCTTCCACAAACCAGCTTTACGTAATTAATAACGGATTCTATCAAGAGCGCACTAAGTCCGACTCATGTTAACTTCAGAGTGTCAATCCCAAATATCTACCACCCAAGGAACCTACATGACTATAGAAACAGCAAGGACTGGCTAAATTGGATACTAATCACATGGCAAATAGTGTATTTACCACCTCGTCGCGCATCCTACCAATTACTAAATTAGATACTAAACACATGGAAAATTCAAATTCATAAATTTGGTACAAAAGAATCAATTCAAATCCTAATTTTAAGAAAAAATAAATTTTATCAAATAAAAGCAATTAGGCAGTTTACCAGAAGGCCCGTAGCCACCAGATGAGCGTCCAGCATAACGACCATGAGGCCTGTCATCACCATAACCAGGTCTAACCCCCATCTCCCTATCATATCCACTTGCATAATCATATCCAGACCTGTGCCATCAACAGATCAAACAACGTAAAATCCTACTAAACATAATGACACCAACTAAAAGCCAATAATTCAAATTATATGCAGTAGGAGTGTAGGACAGACCATATAATCATACGAAGGAAAACTAATGAAATCCGAAGCATATGATCCCACTCTTTTTTCTTTTCTTTTTTTCAGAAGAGAAAAACTTTATTACCCAGTAGAGAAAAGCTAACCATACAAGGCAATATTCCAAACAGTATAACCAACAGAAAGCCCAATACCTTCAAGCTCTCTTCCTCTTCTAATGTTAAAAGGAATCACTAAATCCTACTTCATTACATGGTGAAGCATAGCAACAGGGAGGACGAGTTTTGTTATACCGAAAAAGCAAATTCTACGGCAAGGTGAAAGAAACCCTTTCACAACATCTGTACTTGATTAGATCATAATCTCCCCTGTAATTCTACTGTTAAGGCCTGTGACTCAATGGCATCGAAGGTGATAATGGCCTCACATTCTCTCAGTAAAGAGTAATCGAAACTCAATCTAACAAAGCTAAAGCGATACTGACCTCCTGTCACCTCCAGGTCCAAAGCCGCCTCTAGGACTCCCTCTGCGGCCGTCGTAGCCTCCATCTTCCCTCCTGGACCGCTTTAACGGAGGTGGCGGAGACCTCCGAGGCGGCGAGTGCCTGCCGCGGTCTCTATACGGAGGTGGTGGACTAACGCTGCCCCGCCGCTTGTAATCCCTATCTCTATCTCTCTCCCGCGGAGGCGGAGGGGAACGATTTCCCCGGTCGTAGTAGTCCGGGCGGCGAGGCGGGCGGTCGAGGTCCCTATCTCGCTCCTTTTCGTCGCGGTCGCGTCTTCGCGAGGGCGGAGGAGGCGGCGGCTGCTGTTGTGGTGCTTGTTGCGGCGAGGAGGATTGAGGAGGAGGAGGAGGCTCTTCGGAGGACTTGTCTTTGCGGTCACGACGGCGGTCCAAGGAGTCGACCGGCATGTTCATGATCTCGGCCATGGCTGGCTTTTGGGATTGGATTCAGAGAGGGTGAAACCCTAGAATAAAAACCAATTGGACAATAGAAGAAGAAGAAGAAACACGTTGATAGGCCGTGGGGTTGGGATACAGTCAATTTTCTAATTTAATGTGATAAAGTCATATGTGGAACTCTCTTAACAAATGACTGAATTTTTTTTTTCTTTTTTTTTGGTTCTTAAGAAGGGTGGGTAGTGCTACATACACTAAAAATATGTTACTAAAATTTCAATACCAAATAACGTAACATATACCATATCATCATATTCTAAAATAAAAACCAATGAGATGGATTTTTNTCTATATATGTTAATTATGAAATTCGATTTAAATTATTATTTTATCTTTTATCCTTTACAAATGCAATCAACCAAAATCGATAAGCAGAGCATCTAGCTCTAAAAAATGTCATCAAAGGAAAAAAAAAAAAAACTAAAGCACTAGTCCTAGAGCAGAGCATTTAGCTCTAGAAACAGCAGAAATGTTATCAAGAAACATCTAAGCAGCATGGAAAGGAGGATCGTCAAGGAAGAGTAAACTCAGATCATGATTAATGTTGTATTTGGCTAAAGCATAGCAATTGTAATTCTGAGAATCATTTCAGCTACTCTCTTCATTCTTGGACTAAACCTCCTGCTGGTATTTTTAAATTGAATATTGATGGCACCAGAATTTCTAATTCTATGGTATCATCAATGCTAATATTAGTAGGAGAAATGACAACATTAATAAGAGGACTATGAGAGCGCCAGTTATCCAACCAAAATCGAGCAGTCTTACCATTACTAACACGCCAACTAAGATTTTTCCTAAGTAAACTTGCACCATAAGCAACATTTCTCCAAGTATTAGGCTTATAAGAATCATAAAAAAGATTGTGGTCTTGTAAGTACTTGCTAGTATAAATAGAATCCCAAAGACCATTATCCTTTTGAAACAATCTCCAACTTGCTTTTGCCAACACACCTTGATTCATTTCAGAGGTTTTCTTGATACCAAGACCACCAATCTGTTTAGGCTGACAAACAGAATCTCAATTCACCAGATGAATTTTCTTCTGAGTTTATGTGTCTCCCCAAAGAAAGTTTCTATTGACTTTATCAATCTTGTCACAGAGACTAAAAGGCAGCTTAACAGTCTGCATAGTATATATGAGAATAGAAAAAGTAACATATTGAATTAAAGTTAATCTTCCAGCCATACTAAACACCTTACTCATCCAACTAGACAATCTATTTTGCACTTTGTCAAAAATACTAGAATAAGTATTTTTGTTCACCCTAGAATGAATCAAAGGCATGCCTAAATATTTTCCAAGATCATTGGTTAGAGGAGAGCCACAAGTTCTACTGATATCTGAAGCAATTTCTTTGCAGGTATTAGGAGAGCAAAAAATAAGAGATTTGTCATAGCTCATAGCTTGACCAGAAAAAGAACAAAAAATATCAAGTCGCCAAGGTAAAATCTTGTTTCCAAAACTAGATGGCTCAGAGGAACTAGGAGGCACCCTATTTTTGCGCTATTTTTATTAAATAAAAAACATGTTAAAGAAAAAAAAATCTTCCTAACTACGCACAGGCTGAGCTTGGAGCGCGTGAAACTCACTTTATTCTCAAACTTGGTAGTTCGTACAGGAGTAGAAGTGAGTGCTTCAAGTTTAGAAAGAAAGCTTCGATGCTCTCAACCTCGTTTGGATTGCCCTTGAGAGGAAAGTTATGGAATTAGCCTCAAGAATCAAGCACCAACAAGGAATATAGCACGAAGATAGAGGAGGAGCTCTGCACTGGATGTCCTCACTTCATACACTCGCTTCAAAGCCTTACTAATTCAAACAAATATAGCACGTCCTTTTTTTTACTATATTAAATCCATAATTGACGCCTAAGATTCCATAACGAGTAGATACTTTGTCTGTGGCGCTACATAAAATGGGTGTGTTGATGGGCTGGGCGCCAACAAGGAAGGAGGCAATGGAAAGACTAGACCATACTAGAGTAAAGAGGCATCACCCCCTTACTAAATTTTGGACTTCTGTTTGAGGTAGGCTTCTTCCATAACCTCTCATAAAAAACGAATATCTTGTCTCATATACTCCACCATGGGGCAACCATTGCAGATGTTTAAAACATCATCGTTGGTCTTACAATCAAAAGGAATGCTAAATACAAATAACTACCATTTGGGCTTAATTGGACGGGAGGGACTTGACCTTACAGGACTCAAACAGGACCAGCGAGCTTCATTTGCATGACCATATCGTATTTGCGAAAGAGTCGGGCTGGCTCGCCTTAATGTAAGGGTCAAGTCGGCTCAAAAGCCAAAGCTGAGCAAAAGGTCTTTAGTTTAGATACATATGCATATCTAGGCATATTAAGCAAGACTTAAACCTGTCATAAGTGCCAGAAATGCCTACACCTCCTACATTTTATTCTCAAACTTGGTAGCTTGGACATGAGTAGAAGTGAGTGCTTCAAGTTTAGAAAGAAAGCTTCGATGCTCTCAACCTCGTCTGGATTGCTCTTTAGAGGAAAGTTATGGAACCATCCTCGAGAATCAAGCACCAACAAGGAATCTAGCATGAAGATAAAGGAGGGGCTCTGCGCTGGATGTCCTCACTCCATACACTCGCTTCAAAGTCTTACTAATTTGAACAGATATAACACGTCTTTTTTTTTTTTACTATATTAAATCCACACTTTGACGCCTAAAATTCCATAACGAGTAGATACTTTGTCGGCGACGCTACATACTTTGTCATACATGCCTACACCTTCTACATTAGGGGCAAGACAACATCAATAGTTTTCACCAAACATTAAGCCTTACCCGCTAGTCGCGAGGACAGACCCTTATGCACATCGCGAAGGCTTGGCAGGAGCTTTGTTGGAATGTATTCTTGCACATCGATCAATCCCACATCGAGGAGAATGAAAGCTAAGATCTCATTTCCACTTATCAAAGGTATTCTTCTCCCTCTTAAGTATATATATACATTTACTAAGTTATGCATCATAGCAGCGAAGACCGCCACACAACCAAATTTGGTGGTCTTCTTTTTTGACGCTAATACATATATGGTTGACTTTACATAACGATGATTCTAGATATTTAGTCGACCCTACATATGGATATATTTTACCTTAAAAAAATATATAAAAAATAGAAAGAAAAAAAAGTTCCATTTTTGAAATGTTTTTCATTTTCATTTTTTTTAGAAGGGTTTTTGAAATGGGGTTTTATAGGAAGCTGGGGAGAAGAAATTAGAGCGAAGAAACAATGAAGAAGGTGATCCCCCTAATTCTCATGGGCTGCGGAGGCGTTGGCCGTCAGCTTCTCCAACACATCGTCTCCTGCCGACCCCTTCACGCCAAACAGGTATTTCTCTCATTCCAACTCCTCTACACCTCTATATACCACATTAACTGATTGTTTTGCAGGGAATCCACCTTAGAGTTGTGGGAGTATCTGACAGTAAATCCTTAGTTGTCGCGTCGTCTATGGAGTTGTCTGATAATTCTTTATTGCAACTCTGCCGGATCAAGTCCGATGGTTCTTCTCTGCAGACCCTTGCCGCTTCTGGTAATTTCACTACATTTCTGTCTTTTCTTTCCTTTGCGCAATTCTTATGCTTGTTTGCTGTTTGTTTATAAGGCCAAGTCGATGTATTCACGAATCCCGAATCAATCAAAAAGATTACCGATATTGCTGCACTATTGGGTAAATCAACAGGTCTGTGGCGAGTTTCTTACACCATTGTTTTTCATTTTGGTTAACTTGTCTTACCATGTTTTCAACCACAAACGTTTAATCTTATTGCGATTTTCCATGCATAGGTTTGGCTCTTGTAGATTGCTCTGCGAGTTCGGAGACTATTCCACTGCTCACCCAGGCTGTTGATTTGGGGTGTTGCATTGTGATGGCAAACAAGAAGCCTCTTACTTCGGCAATGGTAATAAACACTTTAAGGTAGCAGTTATGGACATGACTAATTTTACCTTGATAATGCAATGAAAGGTTCATTCCATATATTTGAGTACGACTTTCTCCTGCTATTTGTCAGTCTGCTTACTTGTGTGCCATTGATCTTAAGTAAGTTTGTTTTCAACACTACCTACTGAAACAAGAATTTATAACCTGCAGGAGGATTATGACAAACTAATTTCACGCCCACGTCACATACGCCATGAGTCAACTGTGAGTTTGTTTCTTCTTGATGTAGTACCTGATAAATGGTCTCTTGAGTTTTCATCAAGATATTCATAGAAATGAAATGCTTATAGCATAGTCCTCATATATGGCTCATTGTTTGTTTGTGA from Fragaria vesca subsp. vesca linkage group LG3, FraVesHawaii_1.0, whole genome shotgun sequence harbors:
- the LOC101297624 gene encoding serrate RNA effector molecule-like, whose product is MAEIMNMPVDSLDRRRDRKDKSSEEPPPPPQSSSPQQAPQQQPPPPPPSRRRDRDEKERDRDLDRPPRRPDYYDRGNRSPPPPRERDRDRDYKRRGSVSPPPPYRDRGRHSPPRRSPPPPLKRSRREDGGYDGRRGSPRGGFGPGGDRRSGYDYASGYDREMGVRPGYGDDRPHGRYAGRSSGGYGPSDWDSGRAGFGDASSTGTTQREGLMSYKQFIQELEDDILPAEAERRYQEYKAEYISTQKRAYFNAHKDEEWLKDKYHPTNLLTVIERRNEISQKTAKEFLLELQSGSLDLGPGVNSSAPNKSGHTSEPNSDDEADVDGKRRRHGRELNKENDLISTAPKAHPVSSDPRRIQVDVEQAQALVRKLDSEKGIVENILCAPENDKMNREKSHGGSTGPVVIIRGLTSVKGLEGVELLDTLITYLWRIHGVDYYGMIESNDAKGLRHVRVEVKGSDIGNGAEWEKKLDLHWQERLHSQDPLEVMTAKEKIEAAALQGLDPFVRKIRDEKYGWKYGCGAKGCTKLFHAAEFVHKHLKLKHPELLVDVTVKMREDLYFQNYMNDAEAPGGTPVMQQSILRDKPQRRRPGMENRLKDERGNRRERENRANGGERYDRSENMQQGEFPSNNDGQDGGNHDEPMYDNFGGQGMHGGPPFPSDITPPPVLMPVPGAGPLGPFVPAPPEVAMQMLRDQGGPPPFEGSGRNMWPGPQMSGPAPILALSPAFRQDPRRLRSYQDLDAPEDEVTVIDYRSL